One window of Papaver somniferum cultivar HN1 chromosome 9, ASM357369v1, whole genome shotgun sequence genomic DNA carries:
- the LOC113309403 gene encoding pseudo histidine-containing phosphotransfer protein 6-like isoform X1 — MDQNLAALREELSMFLSMKYDEGVLDRSTFEQFLSLQDMKDHKKEGFSMAADLLTIVYKEEEKMIEEMYRHAKPAFNLVKIEGLVHKLTGSSKSVGSIKISEGCKAFKEAREKFDVIGCGNAVDQIAHEYQRVKPVFLHIIKLERKIHNLVTALPPTTARPRASPPPISLPKASTSGIPRDPLPPTGLPTVPLSTTTTGRRRAPLPPRTTGRRRV; from the exons ATGGATCAAAATTTGGCCGCTCTTCGTGAAGAACTCTCTATGTTTTTGTCTATGAAATATGATGAG GGTGTTCTTGATAGGAGTACTTTTGAACAGTTCCTAAGTCTTCAGGACATGAAGGACCATAAAAAGGAGGGATTCAGCATGGCGGCTGATCTTTTAACTATCGtctacaaagaagaagaaaaaatgatagAAGAAATGTACCGACATGC AAAACCAGCTTTCAACTTAGTGAAGATTGAAGGGTTGGTTCACAAACTAACCGGAAGTAGCAAAAG TGTCGGTTCCATCAAGATCAGCGAGGGATGCAAGGCTTTCAAAGAGGCCAGGGAGAAATTTGATGTTATTGG GTGTGGCAACGCCGTGGATCAAATTGCACATGAATATCAACGAGTGAAACCAGTCTTTCTCCACATTATAAAG CTTGAGCGGAAGATACACAACTTGGTCACTGCCCTACCACCAACAACTGCCCGTCCTCGAGCCTCACCACCACCGATTAGCCTCCCCAAAGCCTCGACCAGTGGCATCCCCAGAGATCCACTCCCACCCACTGGCCTCCCTACAGTCCCACTCTCAACAACGACTACTGGCCGTCGTAGAGCCCCACTCCCACCACGGACCACAGGTCGCCGAAGAGTTTGA
- the LOC113309403 gene encoding uncharacterized protein LOC113309403 isoform X2, translated as MDQNLAALREELSMFLSMKYDEGVLDRSTFEQFLSLQDMKDHKKEGFSMAADLLTIVYKEEEKMIEEMYRHAKPAFNLVKIEGLVHKLTGSSKRCGNAVDQIAHEYQRVKPVFLHIIKLERKIHNLVTALPPTTARPRASPPPISLPKASTSGIPRDPLPPTGLPTVPLSTTTTGRRRAPLPPRTTGRRRV; from the exons ATGGATCAAAATTTGGCCGCTCTTCGTGAAGAACTCTCTATGTTTTTGTCTATGAAATATGATGAG GGTGTTCTTGATAGGAGTACTTTTGAACAGTTCCTAAGTCTTCAGGACATGAAGGACCATAAAAAGGAGGGATTCAGCATGGCGGCTGATCTTTTAACTATCGtctacaaagaagaagaaaaaatgatagAAGAAATGTACCGACATGC AAAACCAGCTTTCAACTTAGTGAAGATTGAAGGGTTGGTTCACAAACTAACCGGAAGTAGCAAAAG GTGTGGCAACGCCGTGGATCAAATTGCACATGAATATCAACGAGTGAAACCAGTCTTTCTCCACATTATAAAG CTTGAGCGGAAGATACACAACTTGGTCACTGCCCTACCACCAACAACTGCCCGTCCTCGAGCCTCACCACCACCGATTAGCCTCCCCAAAGCCTCGACCAGTGGCATCCCCAGAGATCCACTCCCACCCACTGGCCTCCCTACAGTCCCACTCTCAACAACGACTACTGGCCGTCGTAGAGCCCCACTCCCACCACGGACCACAGGTCGCCGAAGAGTTTGA